The proteins below are encoded in one region of Danio rerio strain Tuebingen ecotype United States chromosome 12, GRCz12tu, whole genome shotgun sequence:
- the a1cf gene encoding APOBEC1 complementation factor isoform X3 produces METNQKCGDGLTGTQKEAALRALIQRTGYHIHQENGQRRYGGPPPGWEGSPPERGSEIFVGKLPRDLFEDELVPLCEKFGKIYEVRMMMDFNGNNRGYAFVTFSTKQEAKNAMKQLNNYEIRNGRLLGVCASVDNCRLFVGGIPKTKKREEILAEMKKVTDGVLDVIVYPSAADKAKNRGFAFVEYETHRAAAMARRKLLPGRIQLWGHPIAVDWAEPEVEVDEDTMATVKILYVRNLMLPTTEETIEKEFNSIKPGAVERVKKIRDYAFVHFSQREDAINAMNALNGKVIDGSPIEVTLAKPVDKDSYVRYTRGTGGRGGTVLQGDYAYTVGQMYDPSAAYLGAPIFYAPHAYATIPNQFRFPSTKGQMSTRGLVRTPSVREIYMNVPVGAAGVRGLGGRGYLAYAGVGRGCGTYQLKTDKRPDDKLYDLLPGMELTPMNPVTLKPQGIKHAPQILEDICQKNNWGQPVYQLHSAIGPDQRQLFLYKVTIPALATQYPNIHPFTPAKLCASMDEAKLHAAEHTLQILGVQTEGADASAAAAVAAAFPGM; encoded by the exons ATGGAAACCAATCAAAAATGTGGGGATGGACTGACTGGCACGCAGAAAGAAGCTGCGCTGCGAGCTCTTATCCAGCGCACTGGATATCACATACACCAG GAAAATGGCCAGAGGAGATACGGTGGCCCACCTCCTGGATGGGAAGGCTCACCTCCCGAAAGAGGCAGTGAGATTTTTGTGGGAAAGCTTCCTCGAGACCTCTTTGAGGATGAGCTGGTGCCACTCTGTGAAAAA TTTGGCAAAATTTACGAAGTACGGATGATGATGGACTTCAATGGCAACAATCGAGGCTATGCATTCGTTACCTTCTCCACAAAACAAGAAGCTAAGAATGCCATGAAACAGCTCAACAACTATGAAATCCG GAATGGAAGGCTTCTGGGCGTGTGTGCAAGTGTAGACAACTGTCGTCTATTTGTGGGTGGTATTCCAAAAACCAAAAAGAGAGAAGAGATCCTGGCAGAGATGAAGAAAGTGACGGATGGTGTCTTGGATGTCATCGTTTACCCAAGTGCTGCTGACAAGGCCAAGAACCGAGGTTTTGCATTTGTGGAATATGAGACCCACAGAGCTGCCGCCATGGCCAGGAGGAAACTGCTCCCAG GAAGGATTCAGCTGTGGGGTCATCCTATTGCAGTCGACTGGGCTGAACCTGAAGTGGAGGTAGACGAGGACACCATGGCCACAGTGAAGATTCTCTATGTTCGTAATCTGATGTTGCCCACCACAGAGGAGACTATTGAAAAAGAGTTCAATAGCATCAAACCTG GTGCTGTTGAACGTGTGAAGAAGATCCGAGATTACGCATTTGTTCATTTCTCTCAAAGAGAAGACGCCATCAATGCCATGAATGCACTGAATGGAAAG GTTATTGACGGTTCACCAATTGAAGTCACACTAGCCAAGCCCGTGGACAAGGACAGCTATGTGCGATACACCCGAGGCACAGGGGGCCGTGGTGGTACTGTTCTCCAAGGAGACTATGCTTACACTGTGGGCCAGATGTACGATCCCTCAGCTGCTTACCTAGGAGCACCAATATTCTACGCCCCTCATGCATACGCAACGATCCCTAACCAGTTCCGCTTCCCCAGTACCAAGGGGCAAATGAGTACCAGGGGTCTTGTCCGGACACCCTCAGTGAGAG AAATTTACATGAATGTACCTGTAGGGGCAGCGGGCGTACGTGGTTTGGGCGGGCGAGGATATCTTGCCTATGCAGGTGTGGGTCGCGGCTGTGGCACATACCAACTCAAGACAGACAAACGCCCCGACGACAAGCTCTATGACCTTCTTCCTGGCATGGAGCTCACGCCCATGAACCCAGTCACTCTGAAGCCCCAAGGCATCAAACACGCCCCACAG ATCTTGGAAGATATTTGCCAAAAGAATAACTGGGGTCAACCTGTTTACCAGCTTCACTCTGCTATTGGACCAGATCAGAGGCAACTGTTCCTTTATAAAGTCACCATCCCTGCTCTTGCTACTCAATACCCAAATAT ACACCCGTTCACCCCTGCCAAACTCTGTGCATCGATGGATGAGGCAAAACTGCACGCAGCCGAGCACACGCTGCAGATCCTCGGTGTTCAGACAGAGGGTGCTGACGCCTCTGCTGCTGCGGCTGTTGCTGCTGCATTCCCAGGTATGTAA
- the a1cf gene encoding APOBEC1 complementation factor isoform X1, with protein METNQKCGDGLTGTQKEAALRALIQRTGYHIHQENGQRRYGGPPPGWEGSPPERGSEIFVGKLPRDLFEDELVPLCEKFGKIYEVRMMMDFNGNNRGYAFVTFSTKQEAKNAMKQLNNYEIRNGRLLGVCASVDNCRLFVGGIPKTKKREEILAEMKKVTDGVLDVIVYPSAADKAKNRGFAFVEYETHRAAAMARRKLLPGRIQLWGHPIAVDWAEPEVEVDEDTMATVKILYVRNLMLPTTEETIEKEFNSIKPGAVERVKKIRDYAFVHFSQREDAINAMNALNGKVIDGSPIEVTLAKPVDKDSYVRYTRGTGGRGGTVLQGDYAYTVGQMYDPSAAYLGAPIFYAPHAYATIPNQFRFPSTKGQMSTRGLVRTPSVREIYMNVPVGAAGVRGLGGRGYLAYAGVGRGCGTYQLKTDKRPDDKLYDLLPGMELTPMNPVTLKPQGIKHAPQILEDICQKNNWGQPVYQLHSAIGPDQRQLFLYKVTIPALATQYPNIHPFTPAKLCASMDEAKLHAAEHTLQILGVQTEGADASAAAAVAAAFPGYAIASTTGTQLKQAVSLGQDLTAYATYEGYPAFAVAARGDGYGVF; from the exons ATGGAAACCAATCAAAAATGTGGGGATGGACTGACTGGCACGCAGAAAGAAGCTGCGCTGCGAGCTCTTATCCAGCGCACTGGATATCACATACACCAG GAAAATGGCCAGAGGAGATACGGTGGCCCACCTCCTGGATGGGAAGGCTCACCTCCCGAAAGAGGCAGTGAGATTTTTGTGGGAAAGCTTCCTCGAGACCTCTTTGAGGATGAGCTGGTGCCACTCTGTGAAAAA TTTGGCAAAATTTACGAAGTACGGATGATGATGGACTTCAATGGCAACAATCGAGGCTATGCATTCGTTACCTTCTCCACAAAACAAGAAGCTAAGAATGCCATGAAACAGCTCAACAACTATGAAATCCG GAATGGAAGGCTTCTGGGCGTGTGTGCAAGTGTAGACAACTGTCGTCTATTTGTGGGTGGTATTCCAAAAACCAAAAAGAGAGAAGAGATCCTGGCAGAGATGAAGAAAGTGACGGATGGTGTCTTGGATGTCATCGTTTACCCAAGTGCTGCTGACAAGGCCAAGAACCGAGGTTTTGCATTTGTGGAATATGAGACCCACAGAGCTGCCGCCATGGCCAGGAGGAAACTGCTCCCAG GAAGGATTCAGCTGTGGGGTCATCCTATTGCAGTCGACTGGGCTGAACCTGAAGTGGAGGTAGACGAGGACACCATGGCCACAGTGAAGATTCTCTATGTTCGTAATCTGATGTTGCCCACCACAGAGGAGACTATTGAAAAAGAGTTCAATAGCATCAAACCTG GTGCTGTTGAACGTGTGAAGAAGATCCGAGATTACGCATTTGTTCATTTCTCTCAAAGAGAAGACGCCATCAATGCCATGAATGCACTGAATGGAAAG GTTATTGACGGTTCACCAATTGAAGTCACACTAGCCAAGCCCGTGGACAAGGACAGCTATGTGCGATACACCCGAGGCACAGGGGGCCGTGGTGGTACTGTTCTCCAAGGAGACTATGCTTACACTGTGGGCCAGATGTACGATCCCTCAGCTGCTTACCTAGGAGCACCAATATTCTACGCCCCTCATGCATACGCAACGATCCCTAACCAGTTCCGCTTCCCCAGTACCAAGGGGCAAATGAGTACCAGGGGTCTTGTCCGGACACCCTCAGTGAGAG AAATTTACATGAATGTACCTGTAGGGGCAGCGGGCGTACGTGGTTTGGGCGGGCGAGGATATCTTGCCTATGCAGGTGTGGGTCGCGGCTGTGGCACATACCAACTCAAGACAGACAAACGCCCCGACGACAAGCTCTATGACCTTCTTCCTGGCATGGAGCTCACGCCCATGAACCCAGTCACTCTGAAGCCCCAAGGCATCAAACACGCCCCACAG ATCTTGGAAGATATTTGCCAAAAGAATAACTGGGGTCAACCTGTTTACCAGCTTCACTCTGCTATTGGACCAGATCAGAGGCAACTGTTCCTTTATAAAGTCACCATCCCTGCTCTTGCTACTCAATACCCAAATAT ACACCCGTTCACCCCTGCCAAACTCTGTGCATCGATGGATGAGGCAAAACTGCACGCAGCCGAGCACACGCTGCAGATCCTCGGTGTTCAGACAGAGGGTGCTGACGCCTCTGCTGCTGCGGCTGTTGCTGCTGCATTCCCAG GTTATGCAATTGCCAGCACCACTGGCACTCAGCTGAAACAGGCCGTTTCCTTGGGTCAGGATTTGACTGCCTATGCAACCTATGAGGGTTACCCTGCTTTTGCTGTGGCAGCCCGTGGCGATGGATATGGAGTGTTTTAA
- the a1cf gene encoding APOBEC1 complementation factor isoform X2, whose translation METNQKCGDGLTGTQKEAALRALIQRTGYHIHQENGQRRYGGPPPGWEGSPPERGSEIFVGKLPRDLFEDELVPLCEKFGKIYEVRMMMDFNGNNRGYAFVTFSTKQEAKNAMKQLNNYEIRNGRLLGVCASVDNCRLFVGGIPKTKKREEILAEMKKVTDGVLDVIVYPSAADKAKNRGFAFVEYETHRAAAMARRKLLPGRIQLWGHPIAVDWAEPEVEVDEDTMATVKILYVRNLMLPTTEETIEKEFNSIKPGAVERVKKIRDYAFVHFSQREDAINAMNALNGKVIDGSPIEVTLAKPVDKDSYVRYTRGTGGRGGTVLQGDYAYTVGQMYDPSAAYLGAPIFYAPHAYATIPNQFRFPSTKGQMSTRGLVRTPSVRGAAGVRGLGGRGYLAYAGVGRGCGTYQLKTDKRPDDKLYDLLPGMELTPMNPVTLKPQGIKHAPQILEDICQKNNWGQPVYQLHSAIGPDQRQLFLYKVTIPALATQYPNIHPFTPAKLCASMDEAKLHAAEHTLQILGVQTEGADASAAAAVAAAFPGYAIASTTGTQLKQAVSLGQDLTAYATYEGYPAFAVAARGDGYGVF comes from the exons ATGGAAACCAATCAAAAATGTGGGGATGGACTGACTGGCACGCAGAAAGAAGCTGCGCTGCGAGCTCTTATCCAGCGCACTGGATATCACATACACCAG GAAAATGGCCAGAGGAGATACGGTGGCCCACCTCCTGGATGGGAAGGCTCACCTCCCGAAAGAGGCAGTGAGATTTTTGTGGGAAAGCTTCCTCGAGACCTCTTTGAGGATGAGCTGGTGCCACTCTGTGAAAAA TTTGGCAAAATTTACGAAGTACGGATGATGATGGACTTCAATGGCAACAATCGAGGCTATGCATTCGTTACCTTCTCCACAAAACAAGAAGCTAAGAATGCCATGAAACAGCTCAACAACTATGAAATCCG GAATGGAAGGCTTCTGGGCGTGTGTGCAAGTGTAGACAACTGTCGTCTATTTGTGGGTGGTATTCCAAAAACCAAAAAGAGAGAAGAGATCCTGGCAGAGATGAAGAAAGTGACGGATGGTGTCTTGGATGTCATCGTTTACCCAAGTGCTGCTGACAAGGCCAAGAACCGAGGTTTTGCATTTGTGGAATATGAGACCCACAGAGCTGCCGCCATGGCCAGGAGGAAACTGCTCCCAG GAAGGATTCAGCTGTGGGGTCATCCTATTGCAGTCGACTGGGCTGAACCTGAAGTGGAGGTAGACGAGGACACCATGGCCACAGTGAAGATTCTCTATGTTCGTAATCTGATGTTGCCCACCACAGAGGAGACTATTGAAAAAGAGTTCAATAGCATCAAACCTG GTGCTGTTGAACGTGTGAAGAAGATCCGAGATTACGCATTTGTTCATTTCTCTCAAAGAGAAGACGCCATCAATGCCATGAATGCACTGAATGGAAAG GTTATTGACGGTTCACCAATTGAAGTCACACTAGCCAAGCCCGTGGACAAGGACAGCTATGTGCGATACACCCGAGGCACAGGGGGCCGTGGTGGTACTGTTCTCCAAGGAGACTATGCTTACACTGTGGGCCAGATGTACGATCCCTCAGCTGCTTACCTAGGAGCACCAATATTCTACGCCCCTCATGCATACGCAACGATCCCTAACCAGTTCCGCTTCCCCAGTACCAAGGGGCAAATGAGTACCAGGGGTCTTGTCCGGACACCCTCAGTGAGAG GGGCAGCGGGCGTACGTGGTTTGGGCGGGCGAGGATATCTTGCCTATGCAGGTGTGGGTCGCGGCTGTGGCACATACCAACTCAAGACAGACAAACGCCCCGACGACAAGCTCTATGACCTTCTTCCTGGCATGGAGCTCACGCCCATGAACCCAGTCACTCTGAAGCCCCAAGGCATCAAACACGCCCCACAG ATCTTGGAAGATATTTGCCAAAAGAATAACTGGGGTCAACCTGTTTACCAGCTTCACTCTGCTATTGGACCAGATCAGAGGCAACTGTTCCTTTATAAAGTCACCATCCCTGCTCTTGCTACTCAATACCCAAATAT ACACCCGTTCACCCCTGCCAAACTCTGTGCATCGATGGATGAGGCAAAACTGCACGCAGCCGAGCACACGCTGCAGATCCTCGGTGTTCAGACAGAGGGTGCTGACGCCTCTGCTGCTGCGGCTGTTGCTGCTGCATTCCCAG GTTATGCAATTGCCAGCACCACTGGCACTCAGCTGAAACAGGCCGTTTCCTTGGGTCAGGATTTGACTGCCTATGCAACCTATGAGGGTTACCCTGCTTTTGCTGTGGCAGCCCGTGGCGATGGATATGGAGTGTTTTAA
- the a1cf gene encoding APOBEC1 complementation factor isoform X4, whose amino-acid sequence METNQKCGDGLTGTQKEAALRALIQRTGYHIHQENGQRRYGGPPPGWEGSPPERGSEIFVGKLPRDLFEDELVPLCEKFGKIYEVRMMMDFNGNNRGYAFVTFSTKQEAKNAMKQLNNYEIRNGRLLGVCASVDNCRLFVGGIPKTKKREEILAEMKKVTDGVLDVIVYPSAADKAKNRGFAFVEYETHRAAAMARRKLLPGRIQLWGHPIAVDWAEPEVEVDEDTMATVKILYVRNLMLPTTEETIEKEFNSIKPGAVERVKKIRDYAFVHFSQREDAINAMNALNGKVIDGSPIEVTLAKPVDKDSYVRYTRGTGGRGGTVLQGDYAYTVGQMYDPSAAYLGAPIFYAPHAYATIPNQFRFPSTKGQMSTRGLVRTPSVRGAAGVRGLGGRGYLAYAGVGRGCGTYQLKTDKRPDDKLYDLLPGMELTPMNPVTLKPQGIKHAPQILEDICQKNNWGQPVYQLHSAIGPDQRQLFLYKVTIPALATQYPNIHPFTPAKLCASMDEAKLHAAEHTLQILGVQTEGADASAAAAVAAAFPGM is encoded by the exons ATGGAAACCAATCAAAAATGTGGGGATGGACTGACTGGCACGCAGAAAGAAGCTGCGCTGCGAGCTCTTATCCAGCGCACTGGATATCACATACACCAG GAAAATGGCCAGAGGAGATACGGTGGCCCACCTCCTGGATGGGAAGGCTCACCTCCCGAAAGAGGCAGTGAGATTTTTGTGGGAAAGCTTCCTCGAGACCTCTTTGAGGATGAGCTGGTGCCACTCTGTGAAAAA TTTGGCAAAATTTACGAAGTACGGATGATGATGGACTTCAATGGCAACAATCGAGGCTATGCATTCGTTACCTTCTCCACAAAACAAGAAGCTAAGAATGCCATGAAACAGCTCAACAACTATGAAATCCG GAATGGAAGGCTTCTGGGCGTGTGTGCAAGTGTAGACAACTGTCGTCTATTTGTGGGTGGTATTCCAAAAACCAAAAAGAGAGAAGAGATCCTGGCAGAGATGAAGAAAGTGACGGATGGTGTCTTGGATGTCATCGTTTACCCAAGTGCTGCTGACAAGGCCAAGAACCGAGGTTTTGCATTTGTGGAATATGAGACCCACAGAGCTGCCGCCATGGCCAGGAGGAAACTGCTCCCAG GAAGGATTCAGCTGTGGGGTCATCCTATTGCAGTCGACTGGGCTGAACCTGAAGTGGAGGTAGACGAGGACACCATGGCCACAGTGAAGATTCTCTATGTTCGTAATCTGATGTTGCCCACCACAGAGGAGACTATTGAAAAAGAGTTCAATAGCATCAAACCTG GTGCTGTTGAACGTGTGAAGAAGATCCGAGATTACGCATTTGTTCATTTCTCTCAAAGAGAAGACGCCATCAATGCCATGAATGCACTGAATGGAAAG GTTATTGACGGTTCACCAATTGAAGTCACACTAGCCAAGCCCGTGGACAAGGACAGCTATGTGCGATACACCCGAGGCACAGGGGGCCGTGGTGGTACTGTTCTCCAAGGAGACTATGCTTACACTGTGGGCCAGATGTACGATCCCTCAGCTGCTTACCTAGGAGCACCAATATTCTACGCCCCTCATGCATACGCAACGATCCCTAACCAGTTCCGCTTCCCCAGTACCAAGGGGCAAATGAGTACCAGGGGTCTTGTCCGGACACCCTCAGTGAGAG GGGCAGCGGGCGTACGTGGTTTGGGCGGGCGAGGATATCTTGCCTATGCAGGTGTGGGTCGCGGCTGTGGCACATACCAACTCAAGACAGACAAACGCCCCGACGACAAGCTCTATGACCTTCTTCCTGGCATGGAGCTCACGCCCATGAACCCAGTCACTCTGAAGCCCCAAGGCATCAAACACGCCCCACAG ATCTTGGAAGATATTTGCCAAAAGAATAACTGGGGTCAACCTGTTTACCAGCTTCACTCTGCTATTGGACCAGATCAGAGGCAACTGTTCCTTTATAAAGTCACCATCCCTGCTCTTGCTACTCAATACCCAAATAT ACACCCGTTCACCCCTGCCAAACTCTGTGCATCGATGGATGAGGCAAAACTGCACGCAGCCGAGCACACGCTGCAGATCCTCGGTGTTCAGACAGAGGGTGCTGACGCCTCTGCTGCTGCGGCTGTTGCTGCTGCATTCCCAGGTATGTAA
- the rltgr gene encoding RAMP-like triterpene glycoside receptor (The RefSeq protein has 1 substitution compared to this genomic sequence) — protein MYLDIIDMVETCLFSSFAIFSKIFPGLLLIFSPHHAFCIWGNMRALLKYTWTHFFVKYEDALKVTVLKFVKHLELIFIPEFQLCLYELCFSITDCLK, from the coding sequence ATGTATCTGGACATTATAGATATGGTTGAGACTTGTTTATTTAGTAGTTTTGCTATATTTTCTAAGATATTTTCAGGATTGCTACTAATATTTTCCCCACATCATGCATTTTGTATTTGGGGAAACATGAGAGCATTGTTAAAATACACATggacacatttttttgttaaatatgaaGATGCCTTAAAGGTGACAGTATTAAAGTTTGTGAAGCACTTAGAACTTATTTTTATACCTGAATTCCAACTCTGTTTGTATGAACTTTGTTTTTCGATCACAGActgtttgaaataa